One Molothrus aeneus isolate 106 chromosome 29, BPBGC_Maene_1.0, whole genome shotgun sequence genomic region harbors:
- the AEBP1 gene encoding adipocyte enhancer-binding protein 1 — MVPAGPPRSCLLLTAALLPLLPVPAPGAAPGPPALTDAEIEEFLRGFLAPGDGGDRDRDGDDTELGFGTDLSTGTGTGAPGSLPEPEKPRKGKKEKPPKKPKERPRGPKKDKDKDKERGKNKPPKKPKEKPPKGSENPAKSSEKNPKSSEKPPKGSEKPPKGSEKPPKGSEKPPKGSEKPPKGSKKPKEKPPKATKPSGKKPPVAPSPPTIQQPSQGKEDGEIPEFLEPSHKEEEEEDGGVRAELEEPPEKRWGPGREDWSPEPEVPEEPEPPTLDYNEQLEREDYEDFEFIRRQQKPPKPPGRRRPERVWPQPEETPEPEEPPPRPPPQPLPPPPQPGPVTEGDYGEGFEPPDYDDWSYGLPPPTKPHEHPDKEDGMETDEEKIRASKPKKEEEEEEERWAEEKGQDRKGKPKKTGGKKWDPDEEEWAPPAEKKRCPPIGLESHRIEDDQILASSMLRHGLGAQRGRLNMQAGPNEEDFFDGAWCAEDDSRAHWLEVDTRRITLFTGVITQGRDSQIHDDFVTSFYVGFSNDSQHWVMYSNGYEEMMFYGNVDKDTPVLSEFPEPMVARYIRIYPQRWNGSLCLRLEVLGCPLSAVSSYYSQQNEVTSTDNLDFRHHSYKDMRQLMKVVNEECPTITRIYNIGKSSRGLKIYAMEISDNPGEHETGEPEFRYTAGLHGNEALGRELLLLLMQFLCKEYQDGNPRVRGLVSDTRIHLVPSLNPDGYELAHEAGSELGNWALGHWTEEGFDLFENFPDLASALWAAEERRLVPHQFPNHHIPIPEHYLSEDAAVAVETRAVMAWMDKNPFVLGANLQGGEKLVSFPFDTARPSPPTPAAAPRALDYEDERPELQETPDHAVFRWLAISYASAHLSMAETFRGGCHAQDVTDAMGIVQGAKWRPRAGSMNDFSYLHTNCLELSVYLGCDKFPHESELQQEWENNKESLLTFMEQTHRGIKGVVTDQQGEPIANATIVVGGINHNVRTASGGDYWRILNPGEYRVSARAEGYNPSVKTCHVLYDIGATQCNFVLSRSNWKRIREIMAMNGNRPIRRVVPGRPMTPRERLRLRLRLRHRMRLREQLRLRRLNATTTTTGSPTGPPSTALPFPFSSTAYTPWSQEPPTAGTWEMDTETEVVTELVTETEGWELHTGTAQPLTTAETYTINFGD; from the exons ATGGtcccggcggggccgccccgctcctgcctgctgctgacgGCcgcgctgctgccgctgctgccggtaccggcaccgggagcggccccggggccCCCCGCGCTCACCGACGCCGAGATCGAGGAGTTCCTGCGGGGCTTCCTCGCACCCGGGGACGGcggggaccgggaccgggacggGGACGATACCGAGCTGGGCTTCGGCACCGACCTcagcaccggcaccggcacgg GCGCTCCGGGGTCGCTGCCGGAGCCGGAGAAACccaggaaggggaagaaggaaaagcccCCCAAGAAACCCAAGGAGAGACCCCGGGGGCCCAAaaaggacaaggacaaggacaaggagcGGGGCAAGAACAAACCCCCCAAGAAACCCAAGGAGAAGCCACCAAAAGGCTCAGAAAACCCAGcaaaaagctcagaaaaaaacccaaaaagctcCGAAAAGCCCCCAAAAGGCTCAGAAAAGCCCCCAAAAGGCTCAGAAAAGCCTCCAAAAGGCTCTGAAAAGCCCCCAAAAGGCTCTGAAAAGCCCCCAAAAGGCTCCAAAAAGCCCAAGGAGAAGCCACCCAAGGCCACCAAACCCTCTGGCAAGAAGCCACCAGTGGCACCGAGCCCCCCCACTATCCAACAGCCCTCACAGGGCAAGGAGGATGGAGAGATACCCGAGTTCCTGGAGCCTTCtcacaaggaggaggaggaggaggatggaggtgTCCGAG cagagctggaggagccccCAGAGAAGCGctgggggccgggccgggaggactggagccctgagccag AGGTCCCCGAGGAGCCGGAGCCCCCCACCCTGGACTACAACGAGCAGCTGGAGCGGGAGGACTACGAGGACT tcgAGTTCATCCGGCGGCAGCAGAAGCCCCCCAAGCCCCCGGGCAGGAGGAGACCCGAGCGGGTGTGGCCCCAGCCCGAGGAGACAC CAGAGCCCGAGGagccccccccgcgccccccacCGCAgcccctcccgccgcccccccagcccggccccgtgACCGAGGGCGACTACGGCGAGGGCTTCGAGCCCCCGGACTACGACGACT ggTCCTACGGGCTGCCCCCCCCCACCAAGCCCCACGAGCACCCGGACAAGGAGGACGGAATGGAGACGGACGAGGAGAAAATCAGAGCCT CGAAGCccaagaaagaggaggaggaggaggaggagcgctgggcagaggagaaggGCCAGGACCGCAAAG gaaaacccaaaaaaacaggaggaaagaaGTGGGATCCAGATGAGGAGGAATGGGCCCctccagcagagaagaaaa ggtgtcccccaATCGGGCTGGAGTCCCACCGCATCGAGGACGACCAGATCCTGGCCTCGTCCATGCTGCGCCACGGGCTGGGCGCCCAGCGCGGCCGCCTCAACATGCAG gcGGGCCCCAACGAGGAGGATTTCTTCGACGGCGCGTGGTGCGCGGAGGACGACAGCCGCGCGCACTGGCTGGAGGTGGACACGCGCCGCATCACGCTGTTCACCGGGGTCATCACCCAGGGCCGCGACTCCCAGATCCA CGATGACTTTGTCACCAGCTTCTACGTGGGCTTCAGCAACGACAGCCAGCACTGGGTGATGTACAGCAATGGCTACGAGGAGATG ATGTTTTATGGCAATGTGGACAAGGACACGCCAGTGCTGAGCGAGTTCCCCGAGCCCATGGTGGCCCGCTACATCCGCATCTACCCCCAGCGCTGGAACGGGAGCCTCTGCCTGCGCCTCGAggtcctgggctgtcccctctCGG ctgtcagcagctACTACAGCCAGCAGAACGAGGTGACCTCCACGGACAACCTGGACTTCCGACACCACTCCTACAAGGACATGAGGCAG ctgATGAAGGTGGTGAATGAGGAGTGTCCCACCATCACCCGCATCTACAACATTGGCAAGAGCTCACGGGGGCTGAAGATCTACGCCATGGAGATCTCTGACAACCCGGGCGAGCACGAGACGG GTGAGCCTGAGTTCCGCTACACGGCGGGGCTGCACGGCAACGAGGCGCTGGgccgggagctgctgctgctgctgatgcagTTCCTGTGCAAGGAGTACCAGGACGGGAATCCCCGCGTGCGGGGCCTGGTCAGCGACACCCGCATCCACCTCGTCCCCTCCCTCAACCCCGACGGCTACGAGCTGGCCCACGAGGCG ggctctgaACTGGGCAACTGGGCACTGGGTCACTGGACAGAAGAGGGCTTTGACCTCTTTGAGAACTTCCCCGACCTGGCCTCGGCACTGTGGGCAGCCGAGGAGAGGCGGCTGGTGCCCCACCAGTTCCCCAACCACCACATCCCCATCCCGGAGCACTACCTGTCCGAGGACGCGGCG GTGGCAGTGGAGACACGAGCTGTCATGGCATGGATGGACAAGAACCCCTTCGTGCTGGGAGCCAACCTGCAGGGTGGGGAGAAGCTGGTGTCCTTCCCCTTCGAcacggcccggcccagccccccgacaccagcagctgcccccCGCGCGCTGGACTACGAGGACGAGCggcctgagctgcaggagaccCCCGACCACGCCGTGTTCCGCTGGCTCGCCATCTCCTACGCCTCGGCACACCTGAGCATGGCCGAGACCTTCCGCGGGGGCTGCCACGCGCAGGACGTCACCGACGCCATGGGCATCGTGCAGGGCGCCAAGTGGCGGCCCCGGGCTGGCA GTATGAATGACTTCAGCTACCTGCACACCAACTGCCTGGAGCTCTCTGTTTACCTGGGCTGTGACAAGTTCCCACATGAGAGcgagctgcagcaggagtgggAGAACAACAAGGAGTCTCTGCTCACCTTCATGGAGCAG ACCCACCGGGGAATCAAGGGCGTGGTGACAGACCAGCAGGGAGAGCCCATTGCCAACGCCACCATTGTGGTGGGGGGCATCAACCACAATGTCAGGACAG CCAGCGGCGGGGACTACTGGCGCATCCTGAACCCGGGCGAGTACCGCGTGTCGGCGCGGGCCGAGGGCTACAACCCCAGCGTCAAGACCTGCCACGTCCTCTACGACATCGGGGCCACCCAGTGCAACTTCGTCCTGTCCCGCTCCAACTGGAAGCGCATCCGGGAGATCATGGCCATGAACGGGAACCGGCCGATCCGCCGCGTGGTGCCGGGCCGGCCCATGACGCCCCGCGAGCGGCTGCGCCtgcggctgcggctgcggcaCCGCATGCGGCTGCGGGAGCAGCTGCGGCTGCGGCGCCTCAacgccaccaccaccaccaccggCAGCCCCACGGGCCCCCCCAGCACCgccctgcccttccccttcAGCAGCACGGCCTACACGCCCTGGAGCCAGGAGCCGCCCACTGCCGGCACCTGGGAGATGGACACCGAGACAGAGGTGGTCACCGAGCTGGTGACAGAGAcggagggctgggagctgcacacGGGCACGGCGCAGCCCCTCACCACGGCTGAGACCTACACCATCAACTTTGGGGACTAG